The sequence ctacataatattgtccgggattcccttgttgatgtttgttatcgatctgggatttcagcgagaaaggaggttgacattgggttgtctggagggaacgacagggcccccagacctgcagatgtgttactttattcctgggattgtggtcgcgatgtttgtgttgacttgacaggatcttctcctttgacacagtctgggctttctgactttgtccctggacgtgctgtgattgatgcggctcgtcggaagcgggtcaagtacgaatctagttgtctggcgattggttatggtttcattcctttctcattttcttcccttggggaattagagaaggaggctgtttctttgctaaagcgggttcagaagagttcgatggcgcaagatattggtgccggtgctgctgctcatatttttactaggataggttttgctattgctagaggtgtgggggcccagattgtctctaggcttcccactaattttttgtaagttttaaaacttttaagtttattataataaaaataataataataataataataataataataataataataataataataataataataataataataataataataataataataataataataatttgaataatTCAAAGCCTTTTAATAAACTTAATTCTGAACAAGAATAAGatgtttaataattattttaacagtTTGAATTAAGTAAAATTACTTTATTAACGTGCTACATGAACAAAAAAACATTATACTTGTTTATTAAGTATTCGTGATATGATTTGAGGTTGATATTACATAAAATTTCAGTGGTTAATGGTTAAGAACATGTTTCAATTTTGAACGAACAAAATGATGAACTATTAAGCATCATGTGTCATTCAGAAGTTGGAAACAAacgagatgatgatgaatgatttaaCATTCAACGTTGAACCATCCATATTGGGTATGAACAATCGCACCCATGCATATATGCTAACCACTTTGTAAGCTATAGTCGTAACCTAATTAATTTTTCTCCAGGCTTTGCTCTCGAGTAACCTTAATAAAGAAAACCTTCTTCACATAATGTACTTCATATTTTTGGCAAATGTTTTAAGCCATAGTTGTAGAAACTACTAAGGTACTGTACGCAATAGGCAAAGTGGGCATTGcaagagacaaaaaaaaaaaatatttacgtCCATTACAAATGTTTTGGAGTTCCTCTATGCAATCCTTTTCCTTCTTGCTGATGCATATCTCGTTTGTACACATCTTCTCTTTGTTTTCAAGGCCTCTAGTAATCACAGATAGAGTTCGAAAAGGTTAAATATTTGATGATTCCAATATCTATAATTGAGTTGCGAAAACTTCTGAATACGTATGTAATGAGTAGATCGAAAGGAGTTGTGAAAGGAGAATTCTCATTGCATTTCACCTCATCTGAAAATATATTTTTTGTCATCGAGAGATTCAAATCAATACAAGGTTTGAGTATGACCAAAGGGCCAGAAGATGCTCTTAAGCTAACTAAGGggatgtttactttttttttttggtGTGTATTAAGTCTTGTTTTCATTTGACTCTTAATGAGAAGGGGTGTTCAATTTACCTCTCCTAGAAACATATTAATTTTCAGATTAAGTGACAAAGAAACGGTAATTTTACTTACAAAATTAAGAATTGTACGAAAATAGATAATTAATTAGAAAGTAAACAGATCCTAAAAACATCTTTCATAGATGATAAGTGCTATTTTTTCTATATAAAAAGCCAGTCCGCGACAATTATTTTAAAATGGAGTCAGGAATGGAAAAAGAAACGGAACAAACGGGTTAAAGCGCCATTTTGAGGCTCCTGATATAACTCAAAGCCCGATAACTGGGACAAAAATAGTACAGAGCACATATGTAATTCAGAGTCAAAACGAAATCGCATCATAGGCGTGTTTCCACATAACACCAAGACTGCGTCAGAATCCCACTCTTCGGTTTGCAAACTCATGGCAAGAGGCTTTATAGATTTTAATTTACAAGCCAGCAACGGAAAATGTTGCACTCACGATACATgcttatatatttcgaaacaaaaaTTAAACAAAGTGGAGCAAGTGTGCGTTTTTCTTATGAAATTGGACATATCTCACCAAGATAGTACTATAGTAGTAGTATATGTAGTGACACAATGATAAATCAGCATAACCCCGATCATGTTCATAAAAAGGCAAGCATATTTTAACCAACATAGTCTTGTATTGTTCCGATGATAAAACTAACGCAACTCAATACTCTTTCTTCCCGAAATTCTTGCACCACATCTGTGACGGAACAGGGTGAACAGGCATATGTGGTCGTTGCTGCAATGCAAATAAATTACAAACAGATTTAGAGTATGTAAATAAATTACAGATTAGATGAATGGATGATGCAACTTCTATAGGTCAATATATGCTAGCATTATTAAGGTTCAACAACAGTAAAGATGCTCGTTTCCTGGGCTTCTAAGACATATAAACAGAAAACCGCATATTTGGCTAAGATCTGTTCATAACCTAAAGTTAGTGGCCACTGAGGCACTGACCAACGATTCGAGCACGTAAGAAGCTGTCTACAGTACACACAACTATAAAAAACAAGTCATTTCATTATAGTGCTCAAGTACGTTCGATGATGGAAATAATACCAAATCTATGATCTTTATGGATTGCAAAAAGTTTCCTTTAGTTGTGAAGCACTGCAACTTAAACCACTCATACTTTAAACAAGTAGCATGTCTACATTACCCATACACAGATCCAATCCTAGCATACTGCATACGTGAACTAACCTAGATTAAACGATCAATTAAATTGGATAGATAGTACTGTAGTATCACATTTATTTCGATAGTGAGTTCGAAATCGTATAATTGCATATATCAAAACGATTATTATTTCATACTTCACAGCCACTTCCTACCTCATTCTTCACAGTTTGAATTACTATAACCCATACCAAACACAAAATGCACCAGAATTGAAATGATTATAGCACGTGTGAGTTGAAACCCTAAAATATCGATTCAAaccctaaactatgttctaatccAGATCTCACAAATTGTAACAACCGAAATGATTATCGAACTTTGAGAGTAACGAAATAGATGATctgtaaattaaataaaataaaatagaataaAGAGACCTCAAGCTTGGCGGATGTCATCGCGATTGGGATGCAAACGAGGAAGATACCAGCCATGGCGATAGCGGTGTTGCGTTTCCAGTGTAGAGGGCGACAGTTGGGACCACCACTCATGGTCCAAACCTTGGTCCTGAAATCACCTCCATGACCGTCGCCGTGATGTTCACCTCCTCCGCCCATTTTCTCCGGCCAACTATTTCGATTATTTAACTAACAAGTGTAAATCGGTTTTGCAGTTGGTGCCTTAATGTTTGGGTGGGGGATATTTCATATTAGTACCAGCAAAATGAGttttattttgaatttttttttttttttttttttttttttttttttttactatgcaACTGTGTGTTCAGTTAAAGTGCATATAATTTTATGCAGATTATGATAGTAATTAATATAGATTTTATGTAAATCGATTTCGCTCGGGAAGTGATAGTCGGCAATTCAAATGGGAGGGGGTTCGTGGATGTTATTACAAGCGGTAAAAGTTATTCGTTTAAATGTGTGAATCAACCAGGATTAGTTGTCGAATCGGTTAGCAACTTCATCAAGGTTCACGGTCAGTCAGTATGGCACCGGGCCGGGTTTGGGTCGAATCTAAGTAATGTCAGActcgaacccgattaagaaaccatGTCCCAAACTCGGACTCATACCCATCAAGTCCCCATTTACTTAGTAACTGTCGGGTTATCGGATTTTCCCACGGGTAAACGAGGATCCCCATTAGTTAATAACTCTCGCGTTATTGGGTTTTCTCGCCGGCACCATTGTTAGCATTCCCATTCACCATTCGCCTATTTCAATTTTTGTTTCTATAATGCTATTAAAATGAGtactaaattaaattataattatattatatataaacatcaAACAATAGTAAAATACCACATTGTATCTTTTATGATTAtattcacttttattaatgaaattAAAATCCCCTTCGGGTCGGGTAAAGGTGGATAGTAATACGTTGATGTTTAATATTACCGAGTCGGTTCGTAATGATAATTTTACTTTTAGCTATATTAAAGATCAGTACACTTGGTCTTTATTTGAAACTAATAACTCTTCTTCAGAACTTGTGTCCAGAATCCAACGGTTCTCCTTATGTACTTTGCGTCATGAGAATGTGAGAGGTCATGGGTAGATCCTTAggaatgacatgattttctttaaaacaattgaacaccaataatgatggtatatattgaccctatagggaagaTTGACTGAATTCGTTCAAGGACCTCTATCCAGGAACACTACCCGAATGAATGTTTTCACGCGTAccttcgatcgggttcgggtttccgctcGAGCGTGTGTGATACgtacaaatgatgagggtcgttgaaataaatgatctactgatgccaaaaaatcgccgttaaaaaaaataaCTCGTCTTCAGAAGTTAATGACAACAATGGTATGACTAGTGATTACAAAATATGTTATAACGAAACATTGATGGTGGATGAGTACATTTGTCATGATTTCATGCCCGTTGATTATGCCCCTATTTCAGCCTCATTCGGTCCAGTGTTCGATTATAAGCTTCTTTAAGTAACACTAGTGATTCTTAATATTATGTGTCTCATTGTTATCAAAAAATGAATGTTTCGATCACATGATATCAGTCCACCGGAAGGTGGAATTCCTGTGGTGGATGTGAATCATATTCATAGTTCAGTGACAAAAATTCGGACTAGTGATGGTGCCGACAGACCAAAAGTCAAGGGAGATCAAGGGCGTGTTCGCGTTAATTCTTGAGTCACTTTCTTGAGCCTCAACTTTGTATATGATGTTTCTAATGTATACACCACGGGTTCTTAAAAACATTAACATATAAAAAATGTACGTGATTCTAATCTTGAGGTTATCGAAGAAACTAATGTCCTCCATGCTCTAGATATTATGGTGGTTTTTTTATATGAAATTCAAATTAATGGCCAAAGGGTCTTAGTAGAACTTGTGATGGACTAAGCTTCATTGGACATCTTGTGATTATGATGGTGATATTGAAAAAATTGATCAATATGTTGGGGCTAGTGTGAAGTCCAATTGTGATTCAATAGACACAAAATTGACAAAAATCTTGACCCATAAATTGTATTGATGTATCTTGTGTTCCATTGAATGGTCCAACTCAATGGTTCGTTTTTGTCATATGAAGCAAAAACCGAGGCCCTTAATAAAACACCTCTTTATTAATTACGTatagaaaaaaatatatttaaaatgcaAAAGATTTAATGCCGAGCATACTTGGTATGAAATAGTTGTCGTTCTCTTTGATCTGATGAAAAACTCGAATGAGAATTATATTGATGTTGACGATCTTTCATGACTCCTAGAGGACTTTGGCTTTAAACTTTAGATTTGTGCAGTTGACGATTTGAGATTTCAAGTATTAGATCACCCCTCATTTGTATTTCACATTTATTGAATTTTGCGGTATTTTGCTTGAGAAATTAGTCAATTATTAAGGCGTTCATTTTTTTTATCAAGTATTTTTGTGGTGTTTGGTTGGATTGAATATGTTTGAAGGTGTGACTTTTctgttatattttttatttttttatacatCAATAACAAATGTTTGCATTTTCAAAAAAATCGCCTCACTtatttgaatttttataaaaatattctaagAATAAACATATACACCATATTTTCACCTACTAATAAAGTCTTATTGGTAAAAGACAAAAACTCGGTAAGCATGAATGCTAAATAGGCACACACAAGTAGATctttatcacacacacacatacacacaactCGTGAATCAAGTCATGGCTGTTGAATTACTAGAGACCCTAAAAGAAGCCATAACCGCATACACCGGACTCTCTCCAAACACCTTCTTCACCGTCATCGCCGCCGGTATCGCCGTCTATTATGTCGTCTCCGTTTTATTCGGATCCGATAACACTCCACAACACCGGCCACGGTCTTTCGAAGAAGATGTTCAACCGCTTCCACCGCCGGTTCAACTCGGCGAGATTTCCGAAGAGGAATTGAAAGCATACGACGGCAACGATTCCGGAAAACCGCTTCTTATGGCCATCAAAGGTCAGATCTATGATGTCTCACAGAGCAGGTATACTATTTTGACCTTGTTTGACTTTTTCTTATTACTTTTACAGTATATATTGTTGATTTCTAGAGGTTTATAATATTATTAGCTTTTTCTTATTACTTTTTCTTTTTTTATGCTTCACCTTTTGGGGGAAAAAAAGGAAGGAAAATAATATTCTCCTTTTTGATTTGTATATATGTGATTGTGATACAGCAAAACTTTATTAAATTAGCTTGAGTTACAAGATATGTTATGGATAGCAGGTGTAGATCactccgaatttgagatttgtaaaaaaaaaaaaataataaaaaattgaaATATGAATCTAAAAAGTTAATTTTAAGAGATAATAGGAATAGGAAATTCAATTAATTGTCATGAATCATGATGTTTATTTACAGATTTTTTTTGTGAAGTGAAAATTAGTTTTATTAGGTTATTTTGTTCATATAATATAGCACAAGTGCACAACTGTTTTGAAATCCATTGATTGCTGCTGATTTTGGTTGTTTAGCTTCATTGGGTTTTAGCTTGTTTGGTAGCTATTTATCGAGGTAATTAGCCACCTACACGAGTAGTTGGAGAATGAAGATATACTAGTGCTATATTAGCTTCTTAAATTCTAGAATTATCGTGTGATAATTTTCAGGTTTCCATCTTCCCTGGCTTAGTGAGTTGTATGAATTGAGTAGCGAGTTCAAGTTTTTAAGAATGACCAGATTATTGGGCGGATAATCTTGGCATACATGTTTATGTGTTTGTATGCACTCAAAAACGACAGTTACTTCTTACCTACCGTGTTTTTGGATCACGCGTATGGAATAGAAATTTACCTAACCTGTGTTTTTGTGACAAACTTACAATCTTCATGATTTGCCTACCCTACCTAAATTTTGTGCATTATTTGTATCTTCAATTTGGGTAATACATGTCATCTTTTTACCATTTCATCTCTAATCTTTACCTTATCCTGTTTCTATTTGCATTGACATGCACATGTATAAATGACACTCGATTATTGTACAACTTGCCATTTTAtctatttgtatgttatattgttACTGCAATTATGTTTAGTGCTTTTAGTATCTATTTATAAAAAAGTTAAAATGATACATGAAAGTGCTTGGAGGTCAATGCAACTCATTTTCACAACTTAAAATATTTGTTTCTCAAATCAGTGTACGTCGATGTTGTTCATTGGTTCGCTAATGTGGTATGAATTGGAAAATATTTCAGGATGTTCTACGGGCCAGGTGGGCCATATGCGTTGTTTGCAGGAAAGGATGCTAGCAGAGCTCTTGCAAAAATGTCATTTGAAGAGAAAGATTTAACCGGTGATATTTCAGGTCTTGGTGCTTTTGAGCTCGATGCATTGCAAGATTGGGAATACAAGTTCATGAGCAAGTATGTTAAGGTGGGAACCATCAAGAAGCCCGAAGGTGCACCTGAGGCATCAACTGCACCTGAACCTGTCGAGCCAACTGCTGCAGAACCATCAACTGCACCTGAACCTGCCGAGCCAACTGCTGCAGAACCATTAACGACTACTGCTCATGTCTCAGAGCCCACACAAGCTAAAGAGCCCACCGAAGCTAAAGAGGAAAAAGAAGAAACTTCAACTACAGCGGAAGTCAGTAAGGATGAGTAGAGGTTTGATGGTCACCGAGTAGGGTTTGTTTGGGTGCCTGTGATCTGAATATTATATCTTTATGACAAGTTATAACTCCTATAATCATGTATTAATCAATCAATGAATGACTAAGATAAACCTACTTATTTCATGATACTTCATAATGTggagtttatatttatattaaaacctagtgttttgcctttttaaataaTGTAAGCAACTGATGGTGAGTGGTGGTTGATCATATTGTGGTTGTGTTCTGACATCTATGCTATGCATCCTCATTCTTGGCCTTAAAAACAAAAACTAGAACACGACCATAGTTCTGTACTAGATAAGGCATTACTGGATAGCAGCAACATCAACCTTTCGCTTGTTATGTATCATTTCGGTGTGGCATTCCTAAGAGAAAGTTGACTGATAGAAATCATCTTGTAACCTTTTTATGATGATTTGAGATTTGAGATATAAAAGCTTGCATTGAACTTAAATATCAACATAGTAAGTCTACATGTGACAACTTAGACTAGTTGAGTCTGTTTAACTTGATTATATTCAATTAaataaagaaaaaagaaaaaaaaaactattgAGGTGTTTTATTCATCTTTTTATTTATGCATTTATTA comes from Rutidosis leptorrhynchoides isolate AG116_Rl617_1_P2 chromosome 4, CSIRO_AGI_Rlap_v1, whole genome shotgun sequence and encodes:
- the LOC139843868 gene encoding uncharacterized protein, with the translated sequence MGGGGEHHGDGHGGDFRTKVWTMSGGPNCRPLHWKRNTAIAMAGIFLVCIPIAMTSAKLEQRPHMPVHPVPSQMWCKNFGKKEY
- the LOC139839909 gene encoding membrane steroid-binding protein 2-like; amino-acid sequence: MLNRHTQVDLYHTHTYTQLVNQVMAVELLETLKEAITAYTGLSPNTFFTVIAAGIAVYYVVSVLFGSDNTPQHRPRSFEEDVQPLPPPVQLGEISEEELKAYDGNDSGKPLLMAIKGQIYDVSQSRMFYGPGGPYALFAGKDASRALAKMSFEEKDLTGDISGLGAFELDALQDWEYKFMSKYVKVGTIKKPEGAPEASTAPEPVEPTAAEPSTAPEPAEPTAAEPLTTTAHVSEPTQAKEPTEAKEEKEETSTTAEVSKDE